The DNA sequence TATTTGCTATATTCTTGAGGACTAGGAACAGAATAAATAGCGGCAACTGAAGCGATAACAATCACATCTTTTCGTCCTATTAATGAATTCATAGTACTTAAACGCAACATTTCAATTTCATCATTTTTTTGCATTGTTTTATCAATAAAAAGATCAATAGATGGTTTATACGCCTCTGGTTGATAATAATCAAAATAACTTACAAAATACTCTACTGCATTTTCAGGAAATAATTCCTTAAATTCCGAGTATAATTGCCCTGCGAGTGTTTTATTGTGTGCCAAAATTAGTGTTGGTTTTTGCAACTGTTGAATAACGTTAGCAATAGTAAAAGTTTTTCCGGTTCCCGTTGCTCCTAAGAGTACCTGCGCGTTGGTAATTTTTAAATTATCAACTAATTGTTGAATTGCTTGTGGTTGATCTCCGGAAGGTTGAAAATTAGTCTTTAACTTAAACATTACCCACCAATTTTTACAATACGTTGTGTTTCTTGTGTTGCGGTTGGTTCTGGTTCTGGAGTTCTAGCGCCTGGAGTTCCAAAATTAAATAAAGTTCTAATAATATCAATGGCCATGTCATAACGCATTTTGTTAAAAATTAATGTACTTTCTTCAATGTATTGTTGAAGTGGATTTTTTTGAGCATAACCACGTAAATAAATTCCATAACGCAGTTTAGTCATTTTATCTATATGATAAGTTCAAAATTTATCTAATGTTGAAATTAAAACTGATTTATGAAAGAAATTTAAAAAGTCTTCAGGTAAAGTTGCAATTCGATTATGATAAATATCCATTAATTGGTTGAAAATTATATTATTTAATCCAGTATAACTAGCATTTATAGCATCTTCCTCAGAAACGTAAAATTCTGGTAAAACTTCACGGAAAGAACTAATTAATTTGGTGTAATCAATTTTATCTCCTTCTTCCGTTCTAATGATAGACTCTTGCGACTTGTGAGAAATAATTAATTTCAACATTCTTTCTACTTTTGCATCCAAACTCTTACCAAGCAAAATTTGATCACGTTGGTCATAAATAACTTCTCTTTGTTTACTTAAAACATTATCATACTCTAACAAATTTTTTCTTGAGTCAAAATTTAAACCTTCAATACGTCTTTGAGCGTTTTCGATAGCTTTAGATAATAATTTACTACGAATCGGTTCATTTCCTAATTTTGCAAACAGTGCTTTAAAACGGTCACTACCAAATCGCATTAATAAATCATCTTCAACTGATAAATAAAAGCGACTTTCACCAACGTCACCTTGACGTCCACTACGACCTCTTAATTGATTATCAACTCTTCTTGATTCATGACGTTCCGAACCGATTACAAATAATCCGCCCAATTCTTTAACTCCTTCACCAAGTTTAATGTCTGTACCGCGACCAGCCATATTTGTTGAAATAGTAACTGTACCTTTTTTTCCGGCATTAGCAATAATTTCAGCTTCTGTCATGTGATTTTTAGCATTTAACACATTGTGCTGAATATTTTTTTCTGTTAACATTCTTGAGATTAATTCCGATACATCAACATTAGCCGTTCCAACAAGAACCGGTTGTCCTTTTGAATGTAACAATTCAATTCTTTTAATCATAGCCTCATATTTAGCCTTTAGATTTCCATAAATTAAATCATTACGATCCCTACGAATAATTGGGCGATTAGTTGGTACGCAAATTACACGCGTGTTGTAAATACTTCTTAATTCATCTTCTTCGGTTTTAGCTGTTCCAGTCATACCACAAATTTTCTTATATAAACGAAAATAGTTTTGATAGGTGATAGTTGCCATTGTTCTAGTTTCTGGTTGAATTTCCACATTTTCTTTGGCTTGAATAGCCTGTTGTAAACCATCACTATATGATCGCCCAATCATAA is a window from the Mycoplasma sp. (ex Biomphalaria glabrata) genome containing:
- the secA gene encoding preprotein translocase subunit SecA produces the protein MIFFKKLFNEDKKILQEITEIYEKVDSYREEYSRFSDEALKNETEKFRREAESGKSLSEMLPRAYAVAREGSKRIVGEFPYKVQVMGAIILHHGDIAEMKTGEGKTLTSIMPIYLNALSGRGVHVITVNEYLADRDATTYGKILEFLGLTVGINAQSLTQEQKKEAYHKDVTYSIHSEVGFDYLRDNMVRNFEDKVQRPLNFALIDEADSILIDEARTPLIISGGSKVSANYYERTDKFAKTLIGSDYWKDDESKGITLTSSGQEKAESFFNLKYLYDVENSELLHFIHNALRANYVFTKDVEYIVRDGEILLVDLFTGRIMIGRSYSDGLQQAIQAKENVEIQPETRTMATITYQNYFRLYKKICGMTGTAKTEEDELRSIYNTRVICVPTNRPIIRRDRNDLIYGNLKAKYEAMIKRIELLHSKGQPVLVGTANVDVSELISRMLTEKNIQHNVLNAKNHMTEAEIIANAGKKGTVTISTNMAGRGTDIKLGEGVKELGGLFVIGSERHESRRVDNQLRGRSGRQGDVGESRFYLSVEDDLLMRFGSDRFKALFAKLGNEPIRSKLLSKAIENAQRRIEGLNFDSRKNLLEYDNVLSKQREVIYDQRDQILLGKSLDAKVERMLKLIISHKSQESIIRTEEGDKIDYTKLISSFREVLPEFYVSEEDAINASYTGLNNIIFNQLMDIYHNRIATLPEDFLNFFHKSVLISTLDKFWTYHIDKMTKLRYGIYLRGYAQKNPLQQYIEESTLIFNKMRYDMAIDIIRTLFNFGTPGARTPEPEPTATQETQRIVKIGG